A stretch of Haloprofundus halophilus DNA encodes these proteins:
- a CDS encoding PH domain-containing protein has protein sequence MMRLHPRVRLLWSLRAVVAATVVGALAAVFDRFVLEQGLWLPVAVFLAVLFFGVTVALLRYRYWRYEVRDDSLYLERGVFTRVRTVVPFVRIQHVDSSRSPVERLAGLATTVVYTAGSRGADVTIPGLSASGSDDLQERIKRLAIRAEGDDAV, from the coding sequence ATGATGCGACTCCACCCCCGCGTGCGACTGCTGTGGTCGCTGCGGGCGGTCGTCGCCGCCACCGTCGTCGGCGCGCTCGCCGCCGTGTTCGACCGATTCGTCCTCGAGCAGGGGCTCTGGCTTCCGGTCGCCGTCTTTCTCGCCGTGCTGTTCTTCGGAGTCACCGTCGCCCTCCTCCGGTACCGCTACTGGCGCTACGAGGTCCGCGACGACTCGCTGTATCTGGAGCGCGGCGTGTTCACTCGCGTCCGAACGGTCGTCCCGTTCGTCCGTATCCAGCACGTCGACTCCTCGCGGTCGCCTGTCGAACGTCTCGCCGGGCTGGCGACCACCGTCGTCTACACCGCCGGGTCGCGTGGCGCGGACGTCACCATCCCCGGTCTCTCGGCGTCTGGCTCGGACGACCTCCAAGAGCGTATCAAGCGACTGGCCATCCGCGCCGAGGGTGACGACGCGGTATGA
- a CDS encoding DUF7260 family protein, whose protein sequence is MTERAPTLDAVGHTVRDARQIVRKERRRTVDEREAFRAFGDRLAQIQPASAGRTVPATVRGSGVGEGGPNATRRVLNAYQRTVMAVPHYESEYGDTVGRSIVEEFGTGVGGALVSTDGLTPELQRVVAEAAKEAAADRESFVALLDEEAESLGTVLDGIDAVVERLRSLDDRPLPERSFDDLHDLRERVSALERRAGSLHAERQSKIRSHRQRLGVTDVDLPTFLYHDRPYTYPALSAVTTLVDAVRRARRRVERRLAATA, encoded by the coding sequence ATGACCGAGCGGGCCCCGACGCTCGACGCCGTCGGGCACACGGTTCGAGACGCCCGCCAGATCGTTCGCAAAGAGCGTCGTCGGACCGTCGACGAGCGCGAGGCGTTTCGCGCGTTCGGCGACCGACTGGCGCAGATACAGCCGGCGAGCGCCGGCCGCACGGTTCCGGCGACCGTCAGAGGTAGCGGCGTCGGCGAGGGCGGACCGAACGCGACGCGGCGCGTCCTGAACGCCTATCAACGGACGGTGATGGCCGTGCCGCACTACGAGAGCGAGTACGGCGACACCGTGGGACGAAGCATCGTCGAGGAGTTCGGCACCGGCGTCGGCGGCGCGCTCGTCTCGACGGACGGACTGACGCCGGAACTGCAGCGCGTCGTCGCGGAGGCGGCGAAGGAGGCGGCGGCCGACCGCGAGTCGTTCGTCGCCTTGCTCGACGAGGAGGCCGAGTCGCTGGGGACGGTACTCGACGGTATCGACGCTGTCGTCGAACGACTCCGCTCGCTCGACGACCGCCCGCTCCCCGAGCGGTCGTTCGACGACCTCCACGACCTCAGAGAACGCGTTTCGGCGCTCGAACGACGGGCGGGGTCGCTCCACGCCGAGCGCCAGTCGAAGATCCGGAGCCACCGCCAGCGACTCGGCGTCACCGACGTCGACCTCCCCACGTTTCTCTATCACGACCGACCGTACACGTACCCGGCGTTGTCGGCGGTGACGACGCTCGTCGACGCGGTTCGACGCGCCCGCCGCCGCGTCGAGCGACGGCTGGCCGCGACGGCCTGA
- a CDS encoding DUF4349 domain-containing protein, whose amino-acid sequence MRISSRTIATLAVALLLVTAGCSASSGGDAGGQSTDLVTSAGGGDGGSANDAAAEGETANADSDAQFAQQRELIRTGELRMEVDEFETARDNLTAAVEARGGYVSDTSVSNRGEGNETWSEGRIVLRVPQENYSSMVDAARTEGTVEFEETTTEDVTDQVVDLEARLENLRAERDRLRELYQQANETQDVLAVQRELSDVQTEIERLEGRLQSLEQRVAYSTLTVYLEEPRPEGLYDRAAWYDTGVLAAFLESVSGVGVTLRALVVGVAYAAPYLLVFGLPLVGAVALLYRRVRG is encoded by the coding sequence ATGCGTATCAGTTCCCGAACGATTGCGACGCTGGCGGTCGCACTCCTGTTGGTGACGGCGGGGTGTTCGGCCAGCAGCGGCGGCGACGCCGGCGGCCAGAGCACCGACCTCGTCACGTCGGCCGGCGGCGGCGACGGCGGGTCGGCGAACGACGCGGCCGCCGAAGGCGAGACGGCGAACGCCGACAGCGACGCCCAGTTCGCCCAGCAGCGCGAGCTAATCCGCACCGGCGAACTCCGGATGGAGGTCGACGAGTTCGAGACGGCCCGCGACAACCTCACCGCGGCCGTCGAGGCCCGCGGCGGGTACGTCAGCGACACGAGCGTCTCGAACCGCGGCGAGGGTAACGAGACGTGGTCCGAGGGTCGTATCGTCCTCCGCGTTCCGCAGGAGAACTACTCCTCGATGGTCGACGCCGCCAGAACCGAGGGAACCGTCGAGTTCGAGGAGACGACGACCGAGGACGTGACCGACCAGGTCGTCGACCTCGAAGCGCGGTTGGAGAACCTCCGGGCCGAGCGCGACCGCCTCCGCGAACTCTACCAGCAGGCCAACGAGACCCAGGACGTGCTGGCCGTCCAGCGCGAACTCTCGGACGTCCAGACGGAGATAGAGCGCCTCGAAGGGAGACTCCAGTCGCTCGAACAGCGGGTCGCGTACTCCACGCTCACGGTCTACCTCGAAGAGCCGCGGCCCGAGGGCCTCTACGACCGCGCCGCGTGGTACGACACCGGCGTGCTCGCGGCGTTTCTCGAATCCGTCAGCGGCGTCGGCGTCACGCTCCGCGCGCTCGTGGTCGGCGTCGCCTACGCCGCCCCGTATCTACTGGTGTTCGGCTTGCCGCTCGTCGGCGCGGTAGCGCTCCTGTACCGACGCGTCCGCGGCTGA
- a CDS encoding inositol monophosphatase family protein, protein MEAVDADDLAAVAERAVRAGGEFLRDEFRNGTVDGEFGTDDVKAAADCAAEARVVSVIRESFPDHALHTEEAGRSGSGRYEWVVDPLDGTNNFAAGLPMFASAVAVVDDGEPVVSAIYEPLPESLYLARRGRGATVNGEPIRLGGGSDLPLEHGTVSFVLGLPAVRDAELRERGEEMIDALDGVCKRVLETWSPCVDWGLLATGRIEGLVSFHPDVYEQYAGSLLAAEAGVESVESERTYVAAGDRETLEALVGALPPAVRPKLE, encoded by the coding sequence ATGGAAGCAGTCGACGCCGACGACCTGGCCGCGGTGGCCGAGCGGGCGGTGCGCGCGGGCGGGGAGTTTCTCCGCGACGAGTTCCGAAACGGCACCGTCGACGGCGAGTTCGGCACCGACGACGTGAAGGCGGCCGCCGACTGCGCCGCCGAAGCGCGGGTCGTCTCCGTGATTCGCGAATCGTTCCCCGACCACGCCCTCCACACCGAGGAGGCCGGACGCTCCGGGTCGGGCCGCTACGAGTGGGTCGTCGACCCGTTGGACGGGACGAACAACTTCGCCGCCGGACTGCCGATGTTCGCCTCCGCCGTCGCCGTCGTCGACGACGGAGAACCCGTCGTCTCGGCCATCTACGAACCGCTCCCCGAGTCGCTGTATCTCGCCCGCAGGGGCCGCGGCGCGACGGTGAACGGCGAACCGATTCGACTCGGCGGCGGGAGCGACCTGCCGCTCGAACACGGCACCGTCTCGTTCGTCCTCGGCCTCCCGGCAGTCCGCGACGCTGAGTTACGTGAACGAGGCGAGGAGATGATAGACGCGCTCGACGGCGTCTGCAAGCGGGTGCTGGAGACGTGGTCGCCCTGCGTCGACTGGGGCCTGTTGGCGACGGGCCGAATCGAGGGGCTCGTCTCGTTCCACCCGGACGTGTACGAACAGTACGCGGGCTCGCTGCTGGCGGCCGAGGCGGGCGTCGAGTCGGTCGAATCCGAGCGCACGTACGTCGCGGCGGGCGACCGGGAGACGCTCGAAGCGCTCGTCGGGGCGCTCCCGCCGGCGGTGCGACCGAAATTGGAATGA